A genomic region of Streptosporangium lutulentum contains the following coding sequences:
- a CDS encoding helix-turn-helix transcriptional regulator, whose protein sequence is MSAEEVHNRIPMLRAERGVSRKDLAAALGVHYQTIGYLERGEYSPSLYLALRIAEYFEVPVEVIFSLKSFPRLGSEAK, encoded by the coding sequence CACAACCGGATCCCGATGCTGAGAGCCGAACGCGGCGTCTCGCGCAAGGATCTGGCGGCCGCACTGGGCGTCCACTACCAGACCATCGGTTACCTGGAGCGCGGCGAGTACAGCCCCAGCCTGTATCTCGCCCTGCGCATCGCCGAGTACTTCGAGGTGCCGGTGGAAGTCATTTTCTCGTTGAAATCGTTCCCCCGACTGGGCAGTGAGGCGAAGTGA
- a CDS encoding GyrI-like domain-containing protein: MIVVDRPEMLVVGHAVRTSNADEMEQGRGRLAALWARAGSPGAFAHVPGRVDENLYAVLTDYESDHHGSYTQIVGVAVRSAAALPEGMVAVRVSGVPSMKLEARGQMPDALLDAWQRVWKHTESGGTPPRAFTTDVEIHHREGVDLYVAVFPSMG; this comes from the coding sequence GTGATCGTCGTTGATCGGCCCGAAATGCTCGTGGTAGGCCATGCCGTACGGACGTCCAACGCCGACGAGATGGAGCAGGGCAGGGGACGGCTCGCCGCGCTGTGGGCCAGGGCGGGCTCTCCGGGAGCCTTCGCGCACGTGCCGGGCAGGGTGGACGAGAACCTCTACGCCGTGCTGACCGACTACGAGAGCGACCACCACGGCTCCTACACCCAGATCGTCGGGGTGGCGGTGCGCAGCGCCGCCGCACTGCCCGAGGGCATGGTCGCGGTCCGGGTGTCCGGGGTGCCGTCGATGAAGCTGGAGGCCCGGGGGCAGATGCCGGACGCGTTGCTCGACGCGTGGCAGCGGGTGTGGAAGCACACCGAGTCCGGAGGCACTCCGCCGCGGGCCTTCACCACCGACGTGGAGATCCATCACCGGGAGGGCGTGGACCTCTACGTGGCGGTGTTCCCCTCGATGGGGTGA